A segment of the Fusobacterium ulcerans genome:
TAGTCCCAAGTGATATTTTAGCAGAGACTCTTAGTTTTATATATGAAGATTATGATGTGGAAGAATCTCAAAATGGAATAAAAGAATTTCGGGAAAAAGCTTTAAAAGAAGCAGAAAGCATAGATGTATCAGAATTTTTGAAAGAACGTTTTGACGAATACAGCGATATGCATAATGGTGATGATGTAACTGGAAACTTTAAATACAGTGAACCGTCAAATGAGTTTATAACATTTGCTGATGCTGATGAAATACCCTTTCCAGAGGTTGTAATAGTAAAAATACCTGAGTCTGAGCCTTGGAAAGCAGCAGTTTGGCTTCCTATGGGGGGATTCAATGACTGCCCCACACCAGCAGAGCAGGCAGCAGTTTTTAAATTCTGGTATGAGAAATATGGTGCTGTGCCTGGAGCTGTGACATATGACAACTGGGAATTATATGTGGATAAACCTTTAAAAGAAAATGAAGAACTTGAAGAATTAGCAGAGGAACAATTTGCCTTTTGTTACGACATAGTTATGCAGGGATGCGGGGATATTCGTTCTCTTGCAAGCTGTCTTAGAAATTCTCATGTATGGTATTTTTGGTGGGATTAAAATAAAAGTTTATACTTTAATATTTTAACTATCTGTGATATAATTTATTGTATTTAATATAAGAGAAGAAGTTTAGGAGGAGAATTATGGAAACATTATTTACGATAATGCTTTTTATATTTGCTATAGCGCTTATAATATTAGTGCTTATACAGCCTGATAGGAGCCACGGAATGTCAGCAAGCATGGGAATGGGAGCTTCAAATACTGTGTTTGGAATATCAAAAGACGGTGGGCCTTTAGCTAAAGCAACTCAAGTAGTTGCAGTACTATTTATTGTCAGTGCACTTTTATTATACTTAGTAAAATAGAAGGAAGAGGCGTATTGTTTTATCAATACGCTTTTTTTGTCAAAAAATAAAATGGTTGTGATGAGATGAATCTATTTGAAAGTAATTATGATAAAATAAAGCCTTTAGCTCTAAGACTCAGACCTACTAATTTAGATGATTTTATAGGTCAGGAAAAAATATTGGGAAAAGGTGGAGTTTTAAGAAAATTAATAGAGAAACAGAGCATATCAAATTCTATTTTTTTTGGACCACCAGGATGTGGAAAAAGTTCACTGGGAGAGATAATCTCTAAAACTCTTGACAGTAACTTTGAAACTCTAAATGCAACTGTTGCCAGTCTTAACGACCTGCGTGAGATTGTAGAGAAAGCCAAGAAAAATCTTGAATTTTATGGTAAAAAAACTATCCTGTTTTTAGATGAGATACATAGATTCAACAAACTTCAGCAGGACGCACTTCTTTCATACTGCGAGTCAGGAATACTGACTCTTATAGGAGCTACTACAGAAAATCCTTATTACAGTCTGAACAACGCTTTATTATCAAGAGTGATGATATTTGAGTTCAAATCTTTGAGCAGAGATAATATCAGAGAAATACTTGAAAAAGGAGTAAAGTATATAGGACTGGAAGAAAAGATATCAAAGGAAGTAATAGAGTGTATACTGGATATTTCACAAGGAGACAGCAGAATAGCCATAAACTATCTGGAACTTTATCAAAATAGCTGTATGGATTTAGAAGATGAAGAAGTTCTGGATATATTCAGACAGAGGCAGTCTTCGTATCATAAAGCAGAAGATAAATATAATTTAATATCAGCTTTGATTAAGAGTATGAGAGGAAGTGATCCTGATGCAGCTCTTTACTGGCTGGGAAGACTTCTCCATGGAGGAGAGGATCCAAGATATATAGCAAGAAGAATAATGATACATGCCAGTGAAGATGTAGGGATGGCAAATCCAGAAGCTATGCTTATAGCCAGCAGTGCAATGGCAGCCAGTGAAAAAATAGGTATGCCCGAAGTAAAAATAATACTTGCTCAGGCGGTAATATATCTTTCTATATCTACAAAGAGCAACTCATGCTATATGGGAATAAATAAAGTAATGGAAGATATAGAAAAAGGAGATATGGAAACAGTACCTTTGACTATATGCCATAATGCAAAAGGATACAAATATCCTCACGACTATGCTGGAAACTTTGTAAAGCAGAATTATACTGCTAAAAAGAGAGAGTACTATGTCCCTGGGGATAATAAAAATGAGAAACTTATAAAAGAAAAAATGGAAAAACTATGGGGAAAATAATATAAGAGGTGAGAATAATGAAGCTTATAAAAGCTGTTAGAGGAACTAAAGATATCTATGGAGAAGAGGCAGTAAAATATACATACATATCTAAAATGGCTCAGGAAGTATTTGAAAATTATGGGTATACATATATAAAAACTCCAATATTTGAAGAAACTGATCTGTTCAAAAGAGGAATTGGAGAAGGAACTGATGTTGTAGAGAAAGAAATGTATACATTTAAAGACAGAGGGGAAAGAAGTATAACTCTAAGACCAGAAAACACTGCATCAGTAGTAAGATCATATCTTGAGAATGGTATCTATGGAAAAGAAGAGGTAACAAGATATTATTACAATGGATCAATGTTCAGATATGAAAGACCACAAGCTGGAAGACAGAGAGAATTCAACCAGATAGGGGTAGAAGTATTAGGAGAAAGTTCACCTATATTAGATGCAGAAGTAATAGCAATGAGTTATACACTTCTTGAAAAATTAGGAATAAGTGATCTTGAAGTTCATATTAACTCAGTTGGAACAACAGCTTCTCGTACACAGTACAGAGAAAAATTGTTAAATTTTCTTAACCCTATTAAAGAAGAATTATGTGAAGACTGCCAAATGAGAATGGAAAAAAACCCACTAAGAGTCCTTGACTGTAAAGTAGAAAAATGTAAAGAGCTTACAAAAGAAGCTCCTAGTATAATAGATTCTCTTACAGAAGAAGAAAGAGCTCATTATGAAGATGTAAAAAAATATCTTGATATTTTTGGAATAAAATATGTTGAAGATCCAAAATTAGTAAGAGGGCTTGATTATTATTCAAGTACAGTTTATGAAATAGTTACTAATAAACTTGGAGCACAGGGAACTGTATTAGGAGGAGGAAGATATGACAATCTTCTGAAACAGTTAGGTGACAAGGATATTCCAGCAGTAGGATTTGCAGCTGGAGTGGAAAGAATGATGATGTTGTTGGAAGAATATCCTAGCAACAGTCCTGATGTCTATGTAGCTTGGCTTGGAGATGAAGCAAAAGATTTTGGTATAAAAATAACTAAAGTATTGAGAGATGCAGGAGTAAAAACTTTTGTAGACTTCAATTCTAAAGGTATGAAATCTCACATGAAAAAAGCTGATAAACTTGGAGTAAAATATTGTATAATAGCTGGAGAAGATGAAATTAATAAAGGAACAGTTGTTTTAAAAGATTTTGCTAACAGAACTCAGGAAGAGTTATCATTTGAAAAAGCAATGGAAATAATTAAAGAATCTAGATAGAGGAAAAATTTTAAGGAGAGGATAGTTATGATTTATAAAACTCATAATTTAGGTGAATTGAGAAAAGAGAATATAGGACAGGAAGTAATTCTTTCTGGTTGGGTAGACACAAAGAGAGACCTTGGTGGGTTGACTTTTGTGGATATGAGAGACAGAGAAGGAAAAACACAGGTCATCTTTGACATAGATGTAGCGCCTAAAGATGTAGTTGAGCAGGCTCAAAAACTTAAAAATGAATCAGTTATAAGAATAGTTGGAGAAGTAAAAGAAAGACAAAGTAAAAATCCAAATATGCCTACAGGAGATATAGAAGTTTTTGCTAAAGAACTTACAGTATTAAACAGCTGTGATGTTCTTCCTTTCCAAATCTCAGGAATAGATGATAATCTTAATGAAAATATCAGATTGAAATATAGATATCTTGATATCAGAAGATCAAGAATGCTTCATAACCTTAAAATGAGACATAAAATGATTATGGCAATAAGAAACTACATGGATAAAGAAGGATTCTTGGATATAGATACTCCTTTACTTACAAAATCTACACCTGAGGGAGCTAGAGACTTCCTAGTTCCATGCAGAATAAGCCCAGGAGACTTCTATGCACTTCCACAATCACCACAATTATTCAAACAATTATTGATGATTGGGGGAATAGAAAGATATTTCCAATTAGCTAAATGTTTCAGAGATGAAGACCTTAGAGCAGACAGACAATTTGAATTTGTACAATTGGATATAGAGATGTCTTTCGTAACTATGGAAGATGTAATGAGAACTATAGAAGGACTTGCTAAAGATGTATTTACTGCTATTACTGGAGAAGAGGTTAACTATACTTTCCAAAAAATGCCTTATGCAGAAGCAATGTCAAGATTTGGTTCTGATAAACCAGATATTAGATTTGGTGTAGAACTTAAAGATTTAACTGAAATAGTAAGAAATTCAGGATTTAAAGCTTTCCAAGAAACTGTAGCAAATGGCGGAATAGTAAAAGCTGTAGTTGCACCTCAGGGAGCAGAGAGATTCTCTAGAAAAATTATTGGAGAATATGAAGAGCATGCTAAAAGATATTTTGGTGCTAAAGGAATGGCTTACATAAAAATAACTGAAGAGGGTATAAACTCTCCAATAGCTAAATTCCTTTCAGAAGATGAAATGAAAGCTATAGTAGAAACAACAGGAGCTGTAAAAGGAGATATCATCCTTATTATAGCTGACAAAGCAAAAGTAGTATATGGAGCTTTAGGAGCTATCAGAACTAGAATAGGAAAAGAATTTAATCTTATCAATCCTGACGAATTTAAATTCCTATGGGTAGTAGATTTCCCTATGTTCCAATATGATGAGGAAGAGAAAAGATATAAGGCTGAGCATCATCCATTCACTTCAATAAAAGATGAAGATTTAAATGCTTTCTTAAATGGACAAACTGAAAATATCAGAACTAATACATATGACATGGTACTTAATGGATTTGAAATTGGTGGAGGTTCTATCAGAATATTCAATCCAGAAATTCAATCTAAAGTATTTGACAGATTAGGACTTACACCTGAAGAAGCTAAGACTAAATTTGGATTCTTCCTTGATGCATTTAAATATGGAGCACCACCTCATGGAGGGCTTGCATTTGGATTAGACAGATGGCTGATGGTAATGCTTAAAGAAAATTCTATAAGAGACGTTATTCCATTCCCTAAAACAAATAAAGGACAATGTCTAATGACAGAAGCTCCTGGAGAAGTGGATGATGGGCAGTTGGAAGAATTATATTTAAAAAGTACTTATGTAGAAGAAAAAAATCAATAATTATAGAAAAAACGAATTATTGAATAAAAAAGAACTTTAAAATGTTGAAAAAAAAATAAAATAATGATATAATTCCATTATAAGAATAAATGTTTCTGACCTACTCGCTATTTTCACGAGGTTTTGGGCCTAATGTCGTCATGGGGTTGGCGCTGTATATAGTAACTCAGCAAAGTCACGATCATCTTAAAGCTTAAGTTGTTTTACGGACTCTGTATGCTTTATATAACTGACTACCACTTTTGGGTTTGGCGACTAAAACTGTACTGAAGGCGGTAGGTTGGAGTTATTCTTTTGGGACTTTGTGTCCCTTTTTTATTTGACTGATATTTTGAAGAGAAATAAATAAAGTGTGAGGTGGAATAGTGCTTATCATAGATAGAGAGATAGCAAAAATTTTTGAAAATACAATAAAGAAACTATATAGTGAAAAGGAAACAAAAAAAGTAGAAGTATCTGTTGCTACAAATGAAAAATTTGGAGATTTCCAGACAAATTTTGCAATGATGAATTCTAAAATAATAGGTAAAAATCCAAGAGTTATAGCTCAAGAGGTTCTTGATAATCTTGAAGAAAATAATGTTATTGAAAAATTAGAAATAGCAGGACCTGGATTTATCAATATATTTTTAAAAAGCGAGTATCTTGGAGAGCTTTTAAAAAAATCAAGAACAGAAGAATATGATTTTTCTTTCTTGAATAGAGAGGGAGATGTAATAATAGATTACTCTTCGCCAAATATAGCTAAAAGAATGCATATAGGGCATCTAAGATCAACAATAATAGGAGATTCGATCAGAAGAATCTACAAATATCTAGGTTATCATATAGTAGCTGATAATCATATAGGAGACTGGGGAACACAGTTTGGGAAACTTATCATTGGATACAGAAGATGGCTGAATAAAGAAGCTTATAAAGAAAATCCTATTGAAGAGTTAGAAAGAGTTTATGTAGAGTTTTCTAAGCTGTCTGAAACTGAGCCAGAACTTGAAGAGGAAGCAAGACTTGAATTAAAGAAACTTCAAGATGGAGATGCTGAAAACTTTGCTCTTTGGAAAGAATTTATAAAAGTATCATTAGATGAGTATGATAAACTTTATAAAAGATTGGGTGTTCATTTTGATACATACTATGGAGAATCTTTTTACCACCCTATAATGCAGGGAGTAGTAGAGGAACTTGTAGAAAAAAAATTGGCTGTAGAAGATGATGGAGCTAAAGTTGTATTCTTTCCAGAAGAAGACAATCTTTTCCCATGTATAGTACAAAAGAAAGATGGAGCTTTTCTTTATTCAACATCTGATATAGCTACTATCAAATTCAGAAGAGAAACTTATAACATAAATAAACTTATATATCTTACTGATGAAAGACAACAGGATCACTTCAAGCAGTTCTTCAGAATAACAGATATGCTTGGATGGAATGTAGAGAAACATCACATCTGGTTTGGGATAATGAGATTTGCTGATGGAGTATTCTCAACTAGAAAAGGAAATGTAATAAGACTTGAGCAGCTTCTAGATGAAGGAAAGAAAAGAGCTTATGAAATAGTACAGGAGAAAAATCCTAGTTTGTCTGAAGAAGAAAAGGATAAAATAGCAGAAATAGTTGGAGTAGGGGCAATAAAATATGCCGACCTTTCTCAAAACAGACAAAGTCCTATTATATTTGAATGGGATAAAATTCTGACTTTTGAAGGAAATACCGCTCCTTATCTTCAGTATTCTTATGCAAGAATCCAATCTATATTAAGAAAAGCTGAAAGTGAAGGAAAAAATGTAGATTACAGTAAAGAAATAAAAATAGAAGATAAACTAGAAAGAGCATTAGCTGATCATATAACAGCATTTCCAATGGCTGTGCTAAAAGCTTCTGAAACATTTAAGCCAAATATAATTGCAGATTATTTATTTGAGCTTTCTAAGAAATTTAATAGTTTCTACAACAGCTGTCCAATATTAAATCAGGAAGATGAGATTTTATATTCAAGAGCACTTATAGCTAAGATAACAGGAGAAACTATTAAGGATGGATTATCTCTGCTTGGAATAAAAACTCTGGATAGAATGTAAGTGAAATTTAATTTATTTTCTTACTTTAAAGAAGATAAATGTTTTAAAAGAAAATGAAATGGCTTAGAAATAAAATCTAAGTCATTTTTTTGTACCATCAAAAGAAAAAAATGGTTAAAAATGTAAAGAATGTTGTTTTTGTGATATAATAAGGATAGAAAAAGAATTATTTAGTACAAAAAAGTTAAGTTTTAAGGAATGAAAAATATCAAATAAAAAGCATGGTGAAGTTATGGGGAAAAATAAGATAGTAATAGTAAGTGGATTAAGCGGAGCAGGAAAAACTACTGCATTGAATACAATGGAAGATATGGGTTATTATGTTGTAGATAATCTTCCTTGTGAAGTAGGAAATTTTTTTATTAACACTTCTATTGAAAAATTAGGATTAGGAATAGATATTCGTTCATTTAAAAAAGTAGATGAATTTTTTCAGCTTTTACTTGAAATGAAAAAAGCAGAGATAGACTATTCACTTATTTTTATTGAAGCTTCTGAAGAGATAATACTTAACAGATATAATCTGACTAGAAGAAGACATCCATTGGAAGCTGACACTCTTTTAGAAAGTGTTCAAAGAGAAAGAGAGATAATGTTTCCTATAAGAGAGGCTGCAACTGGAATAATAGACACAAGTTATATAAAACCTAAAGAGCTGTCAGAAAGAGTAAGAGAAATACTCATGGTAGATGGAGAAACAAAAGATATAAATATTCATGTACAGTCATTTGGTTTTAAATACGGGATTCCCATTGACCTTGACCTTCTTTTTGATGTAAGATTCCTTCCTAACCCCTACTATGTAGAAGAATTAAAAGAAAAAACTGGAGAAGATAAAGCGGTGTCTTCTTATGTAATGGGATATGATGTATCTCAGGAATTTGCTTCAAGACTTTTGGATTTGATGGAATTTCTTATCCCTAATTATATAAAAGAAGGGAAGAAACACTTAACTATCGGTATAGGATGCAGCGGCGGTAAACATCGTTCAGTAACTTTAGCTTCACTTTTATACAGAGAGCTTTCTAAAAAGGATAAACTGAATGTATATATTAGCCATAGAGAGAAAGAGAGAGGAAATTGGTAGAAAGTAAAATAGATATCAAAAAAATAGATATACCTGAAAATCCAGGAGTATATCTAATGAAAAAAAATGGCAAGATAATCTATGTAGGAAAAGCTAAAAACTTAAAAAACAGAGTATCTTCATATTTTAACAGAGAGCATGAAAGTGAAAAAACTAAAGAACTGGTAAAAAATATAGAAGATATAGAATTTATTATATGCAATAGTGAAATAGATGCTTTTGTCCTTGAAAATAATCTTATAAAAAAGTACAGCCCTAAATATAATATAGCTTTAAAAGATGAGAAGACATATCCCTATATAAAAATCAGCAGAGAAACATTTCCAAATATCAAGATGATCAGAACAACAAGAGCTCTTGATAATAAAACAGGAATGTATTTTGGTCCATATCCTCAGGGAGGATGGAATCTGAAAAAAAATATTGTAAAGATATTTAAAATCAGAGACTGCAACAGAGATATGAATAAAGTATATGCAAGACCATGCCTTAAATATTTTATGAAGATGTGTCCTGGTCCTTGTACTTACAAAAATATAAAAGAAGAGTATAATGAGCTTGTAGAAGGGGCTAAGCAGCTTTTAAAAGGACAGGGAAGAAGCGTAATAGAGGAATTAAAAAAGAAAATGGAAAAAGCTTCTGAAGATATGAAGTTTGAAGAAGCCATAATGTACAGAGAGCAGATAAAAGAAATAGAAAATACTGTAAATAATCAAATAACTGAATATGGAAAAGAATTGGATGAGGATATTTTCAATATAAAAGAAGAAAATAACAGAGTATTCATCTGTGTATTAAATGTGAGAGATGGTAAAATTTTAGGAAAAATCTCGACAAATATAGATTTAAAAGATAAAATATATGAGAACATACTTGAAGTAGTTGTGATGGCATTTTATAATAAACATCCAATACCTCAAAATATAGTGTTTTCAAGTGAATATGAAAATGAGAGCAGCAGAGTGCTTGAAGCTTTAAAAAAGGATAAAAATAAAAAAATAGAATTCTTTTTTCCAAAGATAAAAAGCAGAAGAAAAGAACTTTTAGAAATGGGAGAGCTCAATCTAATAAGAGATATAGAAAATCATTACAGAAAAAAATCTGTTATTGAAGAGGGACTTTACAAGATATATACTACTTTATCTCTTAAAAGATATCCTAGAAAAATTGAATGCTTTGACATATCTAATATTCAGGGTAAAGATGCTGTAGCATCTATGAGTGTATCTGTGGAAGGAAAAGCTTCAAAACAGGATTACAGAAAATTTAAGATCACATGTAAGGACACACCAGATGACTTTGCAATGATGAGAGAAGTAATAACAAGACGCTATGGAAAACTTCCAGAAAATGAATTTCCAGATGTAATACTTATAGATGGAGGACTAGGGCAGATAAATGCTGCTGGGGAAGTTTTTAGAGAATTAGGTAAAGATGGTATATCTGATCTTCTCAGTTTAGCAAAAAGAGATGAAGAGGTATATAAATATGGAGAAAATATACCATATGTTTTCTCAAAAGATCAGGAAGCATTAAAAATATTTCAAAGAGTGAGAGATGAAGCACATAGATTTGGTATAACATACCATAGAAAACTTAGAAGCAAGAGAGTGCTGTCTTCTGAACTGGATGAGGTAGAGGGTATAGGAGAAAAGAGAAAAGCAGTTCTTTTAAAAGAATTTGGCTCAGTATCAAAAATAGCAAAAGAAGATATAGAGTCTCTTTCAAGGTTTGTACCTAGAAATGTTGCAGAGAATATCTTAGAAAAATTAAGAAAAAAGTAAACTGGAGGAAATGATGAAGAAAAATGCCTTTGTAGTATTTTTACTGACTATGCTGATGCTGACTGGATGTCAGAAACTTGTTGCAAGGAGAGACGAAAGCCAGGTAGTAGAATTTGCAAACAAAATGCCAAAAGGAGAGTACACACTTAAAATTTACAGACTTGATTATCCAGAAACACCTTCAGACAGGGATGCTTTTTATGAAAAATTCAGCGTTCTTATGTCAAAAATGGTAGCTCATAATAAAGATATAAACCTGATAATACCTTTTGAGTTATACCAAGATATAAAAAATATAGGTAAAAGAGATGTTAGAGAGTCAGAAAAAGTTTATTATAAACCTGCTTCTGAATTAACTGAAGATGAAAAAGAATTTATAGATTCAAAAATAGATATAAGTTATCCAGAAAATGCAGGGATTTTTCAGGAATATTTAAATAAGCAGGTATATTACTGGTTAAATTATCTGAAGAGAGGGAATGAATATAATTTTGGAAACTATTACACTGAACTTGATAAAATGAAACTAGTGGAAGAAATATTTGAAAATAGAAAGATGATTTCAAAGACTTTTGAACCAATTGAAAATGATTTTATTTTAGAAGTGAATAGTTCTAATATAGAGGAAGCTGGGAAAACTGGACTTCCATTATATACAGATGGTACATTTGAAAAAGAAGATAGTATTTTATCTCCAGTAATTATTTTGAAAAAAGCTATATGGGAAACTCTTATACCTGATAAAATAGTTTTAGCAGAAGGGATGATTACTGAAAATGTAAAAGACTATGAATTTGGAGTGCGTGTTATAAATATTGCTGATCCGACATCACTTGTAGAAAACCTTGAAAATGAAGAAAAAGGGTTAAAAATAAAAGATTTGAAAAACTTTAAAATGGTAAAACCAAAAGAAGTAATTTTGAAGAAAGCAAGTGTTAGGGAAAATGAAAAAGGAAGAGATATCTTAAAGATTGAAAATGAGGAAACTCAATGGAGGATCAATTAATGTTATATATATTTTTTCTGATTCTGTTATTAATTTTATTTTTTTATGTTTTAAAAAGACAGGAGAAGGAACATTTTGGAGATATAATTAGGATACTTACAAGTCTTAGAGCTAAGAAAGATATAGAAGACATCCCAGATATACTTAAAGATGAATATACAGAAACGTTGAACAAAATAATCAAGCAGGAACTGGAGTTGGAAAACTCCATAGAAGAACTGAGAGAATATAGAAAAGAACTGGAAGTTACATATGATGCACTTGTAACAAAATCAACTCAGCTGGAATACAGTAATCATATACTTGAAAGAAGGGTTGAAAATCTATCTAATTTAAACTCTCTTTCCAGAGCAGTATTATCTATATTAGAAGTTGATAAAATTATAAATATAATTTTGGATGCATATTTTGTGCTCACAGGAGCAAAGAGAATATCTCTTTACCTTTGGGAAAACGGCAAACTGAAAAATAAAAGAATAAAAGGTGCTATAAAATTCAGAGGGGAAGTTTCCTATCCAGAGGAGATATTAAAGGAATATACAAGAAATGATTTTAAGAAGATATATGAAGAACTGTCAGTAGGATTTGCAGTACAAAAGGATGAAGTAGTTGTTATTTCTCCTTTGGTAGTAAAAGGAAAAGAACTGGGAGTTATTTATGTGATTGAAGATAAAAATAAACTTATTGACTTAGATGAAGAAACTATATCTGCTCTTGTAATACAGGTTTCCATAGCAATAAACAATGCTCAGATATATGCAGACCTTATTGTTAAAGAAAGAATGTCAAATGAATTGGAAGTTGCAGCAAGAATCCAAAAGAAAATACTTCCAGAAGATATAGATGAAGTTTTTGGATTGGAAATCGCAAACTATTTTGAACCTGCAAAAGAAATTGGTGGAGATTATTATGATTATACTATTCTTGATGATGATAATTTCTCTATAACAATAGCAGATGTCAGTGGTAAAGGAGTTCCAGCTGCCTTTTTGATGGCTTTAGGAAGATCTGTATTGAAAACAGTAACAATAACAGGAGATACAGGACCAGCTGAAAACTTAAATGAATTGAATAGAATTATATATCCTGATATAACAGAGGATATGTTTATTACAATGATGCATAGTAAATATAATAAAAATACAAAAACCTTGCATTATTCAAATGCTGGACACAATCCTCTGGTAGTATATAGAGCAGAGACTGATACTGTTGAGCTTCATACAGTAAAAGGTGTAGCAATTGGATTTTTGAATGATTATAAATACAAGCAGGGTGAAATCAAACTTGGCAAAGGAGATATAGTAATCTTCTACACAGATGGAATAAATGAAACAGAGAATAAAAATAAAGATATGTTTGGTATAAATAAACTTAAAGAAGTAGTTTATCAAAACAAATTAAAGAGACCTGAAGAGATAAAAACAGCTATACTGGAAGAATTGAATAAATTCAGAGGAGATTATGAACAGGTAGATGACTTGACATTTGTTATACTTAAAAGCAATCTTTAAGAAAGGTGAGGAAATTGGCAGAAAGAGTTAGCATAGGAGGGCAGGCAGTTATTGAGGGTGTAATGATGAGAAGCCCTGAATGGCTGGCAACAGCAGTAAGAAAACCCTCAGGAGAAATAGTATATAAGAAAATCAAAGTAGGCGGAAAAAGAAATAAGCTTGCAAAGATACCATTTGTCAGAGGAGCAGTGACTCTTTTTGATGCATTGGTACTTGGGATAAAGGAGCTTACATTTTCTGCAAACCAGTCAGAAGAGGAAGAAGAAAAGCAGCTTTCACAAAAAGAAGCAGTAATGACAACAATAGTATCATTGGGATTAGGGATAGGGTTATTTGTAGTTTTTCCATCTCTTATCAGCAGTTTTGTTTTTGCAGATAATAGAATATATTCTAATTTATTAGAAGCAGTATTGAGACTTGCATTTTTTGTCTTTTATATATGGATAATATCATTTTCAAAAGATGTAAAAAGAGTCTATGAATATCATGGAGCAGAACATAAATCTATTTATGCTTATGAAAATCAAATGGATCTTACACCAGAAAATGCAAAAGGATTTACAACACTTCATCCTAGATGTGGAACAAGTTTTCTATTAATAGTAATGCTCATATCAATTATAGTATTTTCATGTATGGATTTTATACTACCAGTTCCAGCAAATGGAATAGAAAAAGTAATAACAAAAGTAGTATTGAGAGTAATATTAATGCC
Coding sequences within it:
- the rapZ gene encoding RNase adapter RapZ, which produces MGKNKIVIVSGLSGAGKTTALNTMEDMGYYVVDNLPCEVGNFFINTSIEKLGLGIDIRSFKKVDEFFQLLLEMKKAEIDYSLIFIEASEEIILNRYNLTRRRHPLEADTLLESVQREREIMFPIREAATGIIDTSYIKPKELSERVREILMVDGETKDINIHVQSFGFKYGIPIDLDLLFDVRFLPNPYYVEELKEKTGEDKAVSSYVMGYDVSQEFASRLLDLMEFLIPNYIKEGKKHLTIGIGCSGGKHRSVTLASLLYRELSKKDKLNVYISHREKERGNW
- the uvrC gene encoding excinuclease ABC subunit UvrC, giving the protein MDIKKIDIPENPGVYLMKKNGKIIYVGKAKNLKNRVSSYFNREHESEKTKELVKNIEDIEFIICNSEIDAFVLENNLIKKYSPKYNIALKDEKTYPYIKISRETFPNIKMIRTTRALDNKTGMYFGPYPQGGWNLKKNIVKIFKIRDCNRDMNKVYARPCLKYFMKMCPGPCTYKNIKEEYNELVEGAKQLLKGQGRSVIEELKKKMEKASEDMKFEEAIMYREQIKEIENTVNNQITEYGKELDEDIFNIKEENNRVFICVLNVRDGKILGKISTNIDLKDKIYENILEVVVMAFYNKHPIPQNIVFSSEYENESSRVLEALKKDKNKKIEFFFPKIKSRRKELLEMGELNLIRDIENHYRKKSVIEEGLYKIYTTLSLKRYPRKIECFDISNIQGKDAVASMSVSVEGKASKQDYRKFKITCKDTPDDFAMMREVITRRYGKLPENEFPDVILIDGGLGQINAAGEVFRELGKDGISDLLSLAKRDEEVYKYGENIPYVFSKDQEALKIFQRVRDEAHRFGITYHRKLRSKRVLSSELDEVEGIGEKRKAVLLKEFGSVSKIAKEDIESLSRFVPRNVAENILEKLRKK
- a CDS encoding PP2C family protein-serine/threonine phosphatase gives rise to the protein MLYIFFLILLLILFFYVLKRQEKEHFGDIIRILTSLRAKKDIEDIPDILKDEYTETLNKIIKQELELENSIEELREYRKELEVTYDALVTKSTQLEYSNHILERRVENLSNLNSLSRAVLSILEVDKIINIILDAYFVLTGAKRISLYLWENGKLKNKRIKGAIKFRGEVSYPEEILKEYTRNDFKKIYEELSVGFAVQKDEVVVISPLVVKGKELGVIYVIEDKNKLIDLDEETISALVIQVSIAINNAQIYADLIVKERMSNELEVAARIQKKILPEDIDEVFGLEIANYFEPAKEIGGDYYDYTILDDDNFSITIADVSGKGVPAAFLMALGRSVLKTVTITGDTGPAENLNELNRIIYPDITEDMFITMMHSKYNKNTKTLHYSNAGHNPLVVYRAETDTVELHTVKGVAIGFLNDYKYKQGEIKLGKGDIVIFYTDGINETENKNKDMFGINKLKEVVYQNKLKRPEEIKTAILEELNKFRGDYEQVDDLTFVILKSNL
- a CDS encoding DUF1385 domain-containing protein: MMRSPEWLATAVRKPSGEIVYKKIKVGGKRNKLAKIPFVRGAVTLFDALVLGIKELTFSANQSEEEEEKQLSQKEAVMTTIVSLGLGIGLFVVFPSLISSFVFADNRIYSNLLEAVLRLAFFVFYIWIISFSKDVKRVYEYHGAEHKSIYAYENQMDLTPENAKGFTTLHPRCGTSFLLIVMLISIIVFSCMDFILPVPANGIEKVITKVVLRVILMPLIAGISYEIQRYSSNHLDKIWVRALAFPGLSLQRITTKEPDLLQLEVAIVAIKAALGEKVENATEIEG